A portion of the Achromobacter sp. MFA1 R4 genome contains these proteins:
- a CDS encoding aromatic-ring-hydroxylating dioxygenase subunit beta, with protein MLLDLDFDVSTADLAPADVPVDTHHRIAQFLYQEARLLDERRYDDWQALWTQDGMYWMPRKPGQESPYDYISLFWEDRMLRDVRIRRLEHPRNWSQQPPTRSARLVGGVQVEGVDAGGNLVVHSVFQMTEWRKRQPRQLAGRYTHKLAAEGDGWRIRMKRVDLVNCDDAHDAFEVFV; from the coding sequence ATGCTGCTAGATCTTGATTTCGACGTCAGCACGGCGGACCTCGCCCCGGCGGACGTGCCGGTTGATACCCACCATCGCATCGCCCAGTTCCTGTACCAGGAGGCGCGCCTGCTGGACGAGCGGCGCTATGACGACTGGCAGGCGCTGTGGACGCAGGACGGCATGTACTGGATGCCGCGCAAGCCGGGCCAGGAAAGTCCCTACGACTACATCTCGCTGTTCTGGGAAGACCGCATGCTGCGCGACGTGCGCATCCGGCGCCTGGAGCACCCGCGCAACTGGTCGCAGCAGCCGCCCACGCGCAGCGCGCGGCTGGTGGGCGGGGTGCAGGTCGAGGGCGTGGACGCGGGCGGCAACCTGGTGGTCCATTCCGTCTTCCAGATGACCGAATGGCGCAAGCGCCAGCCCCGCCAGCTGGCGGGGCGCTACACCCACAAGCTGGCCGCCGAGGGCGACGGCTGGCGCATCCGCATGAAGCGTGTGGACCTCGTCAATTGCGACGATGCGCATGACGCCTTCGAGGTGTTCGTGTGA
- a CDS encoding aromatic ring-hydroxylating dioxygenase subunit alpha, translating to MPYTDEQLASLVRGDSVHRDIYTDPAIFDLEMQRIYGRAWIYVGHESQVPKTGDYHTTRLGDQDVLMVRAADGRVHVLYNRCPHKGAKVVADGEGCAGKFFRCPYHAWTFKLDGSHLGVPLKQGLEGTSYDPADPSFSMRRLPRVDSYRGFVFASQASEGQALEDFLGGVRSSIDNLCDRSPVGEVEVAGGIFRVMQRSNWKVFYENLHDTMHARVTHESSYAAARDEAKEMGEMPLELHIMDGNGEPYEFWEKLELRAYDNGHGYMEGIFNPGAAERDPVSRAHFESLTAAYGEQRAREILGMNRHNTVIYGSGSPHTVFQQFRVIRPVAVDRTLIEIQTFRCKGAPEGVFKRAMLYANVINSPSSNVMPDDIELYNRCQEGNATRGGDWVSMHRYHGTDRVDADGMVSVNGTSELPMRNQFRAWKAYMEDGAGTVAAPAAANKGDGACC from the coding sequence ATGCCTTATACCGACGAGCAACTTGCGTCCCTGGTGCGCGGCGACAGCGTGCACCGGGACATCTACACCGATCCGGCCATCTTCGACCTGGAAATGCAACGCATCTATGGCCGCGCCTGGATCTACGTGGGCCATGAAAGCCAGGTGCCCAAGACGGGCGACTATCACACCACGCGCCTGGGCGACCAGGACGTGCTGATGGTGCGCGCCGCCGACGGCCGCGTGCACGTGCTGTACAACCGCTGTCCGCACAAGGGCGCGAAGGTGGTGGCCGATGGCGAAGGCTGCGCCGGCAAGTTCTTCCGCTGCCCGTATCACGCCTGGACCTTCAAGCTGGACGGCAGCCACCTGGGCGTGCCGCTCAAGCAGGGGCTGGAGGGCACGTCCTACGATCCGGCCGATCCGTCGTTTTCCATGCGCCGCCTGCCGCGCGTGGACAGCTACCGCGGCTTTGTCTTCGCCAGCCAGGCCAGCGAGGGCCAGGCGCTGGAGGACTTCCTGGGCGGCGTGCGTTCGTCCATCGACAACCTGTGCGACCGGTCGCCGGTGGGCGAGGTCGAGGTGGCGGGCGGCATTTTTCGCGTGATGCAGCGGTCGAACTGGAAGGTCTTCTACGAAAACCTGCACGACACCATGCACGCCCGCGTCACGCATGAATCTTCCTATGCGGCCGCGCGCGACGAGGCCAAGGAAATGGGCGAGATGCCGCTCGAGCTGCACATCATGGACGGCAACGGCGAGCCCTACGAGTTCTGGGAAAAGCTGGAGCTGCGCGCCTACGACAACGGCCACGGCTACATGGAAGGCATCTTCAACCCGGGCGCCGCTGAACGCGATCCCGTGTCGCGCGCGCACTTCGAATCGCTGACCGCCGCGTATGGCGAGCAGCGCGCCCGCGAGATCCTGGGCATGAACCGCCACAACACCGTCATCTATGGCAGCGGTTCTCCCCACACCGTGTTCCAGCAGTTCCGGGTGATCCGCCCGGTCGCGGTGGACCGGACGCTGATCGAGATCCAGACGTTCCGCTGCAAGGGCGCGCCGGAGGGCGTGTTCAAGCGCGCCATGCTGTACGCCAACGTCATCAACTCGCCGTCGTCCAACGTCATGCCGGACGACATCGAACTCTACAACCGCTGCCAGGAAGGCAACGCGACGCGCGGCGGCGACTGGGTCAGCATGCACCGCTATCACGGCACCGACCGCGTCGACGCCGACGGCATGGTGTCGGTGAACGGCACCAGCGAATTGCCCATGCGCAATCAGTTCCGCGCCTGGAAGGCGTACATGGAGGACGGCGCGGGCACGGTCGCCGCGCCCGCCGCGGCCAACAAGGGAGACGGCGCATGCTGCTAG
- a CDS encoding lytic transglycosylase domain-containing protein, whose protein sequence is MSQPPTPLLSATRALLARAGGMAAVAALATGALALATTATAQAAETYRYKDPFGVWRSMKVPAGTGKYYKRAQARTAVRTGAEKLCLTCEPEAGDGARRQTRAPAEPALRWSTVKPTTKHDNLIARAALDSGVDQALLTAIIAIESGFRSDARSPKGALGLMQLMPATAAPLLSVDDVERALVDPATNVQAGSRHLRRLIDRYPGRLDLALAAYNAGEGAVRKYDAVPPYAETQAYVKNVTALYEQYKAP, encoded by the coding sequence ATGTCCCAACCACCCACTCCCCTTCTTTCGGCCACGCGCGCCCTCCTGGCGCGCGCCGGCGGGATGGCGGCGGTGGCGGCGCTGGCGACGGGCGCTCTGGCGCTGGCGACCACCGCGACGGCCCAGGCCGCCGAGACCTACCGCTACAAGGATCCCTTCGGCGTGTGGCGGTCGATGAAGGTGCCTGCCGGCACCGGCAAATACTACAAGCGCGCGCAGGCGCGCACCGCGGTGCGCACGGGCGCCGAAAAGCTGTGCCTGACCTGTGAGCCCGAAGCCGGCGACGGCGCGCGCCGCCAGACCCGCGCGCCCGCCGAGCCGGCGCTGCGCTGGAGCACGGTCAAGCCGACGACCAAGCATGACAATCTGATCGCCCGCGCCGCGCTGGACTCCGGCGTGGACCAGGCGCTGCTGACGGCGATCATCGCCATCGAGTCGGGCTTTCGCAGCGATGCGCGTTCGCCCAAGGGGGCGCTGGGCCTGATGCAGCTCATGCCGGCCACGGCCGCGCCGCTGCTGTCGGTGGATGATGTGGAGCGGGCGCTGGTGGATCCGGCGACCAACGTGCAGGCGGGCTCGCGCCATCTGCGCCGGCTGATCGACCGGTATCCCGGCCGCCTGGACCTGGCGCTGGCCGCCTACAACGCGGGCGAGGGGGCCGTGCGCAAGTACGACGCGGTGCCGCCTTATGCGGAAACCCAGGCCTACGTGAAGAACGTGACCGCCCTGTACGAGCAGTACAAGGCGCCGTGA
- a CDS encoding cysteine hydrolase family protein, with protein sequence MTGTDAAVLALHYQNDVLHPDGKIRVGLDADGQARQRLLDNAAALLAGARAQALPIVHVRIAFRPDYADLLPNCQIFRSVAAIGAVPEGQWGSAFYEGLEPLAGSAREFVVKHTRISAFYGTPLEETLRLLGARRLVVAGVATHSVVEGTVRHAADIGFSVMVAQDACASADPAVHAASLASMRLIAQTGTVDEALRWAAAPN encoded by the coding sequence GTGACGGGCACGGACGCCGCGGTGCTGGCGCTGCACTACCAGAATGACGTCCTGCATCCGGACGGCAAGATCCGCGTCGGGCTGGATGCCGATGGCCAGGCGCGCCAGCGCCTGCTGGACAACGCCGCGGCCTTGCTGGCGGGCGCGCGCGCGCAGGCGCTGCCCATCGTGCACGTGCGCATCGCGTTCCGCCCCGACTATGCGGATCTGCTGCCCAATTGCCAGATTTTCCGCAGCGTGGCGGCGATTGGCGCGGTGCCGGAGGGGCAGTGGGGCAGCGCGTTCTACGAGGGGCTGGAGCCGCTGGCGGGCAGCGCGCGCGAGTTCGTGGTCAAGCACACGCGCATCAGCGCGTTCTATGGCACGCCGCTTGAGGAAACCCTGCGGCTGCTGGGCGCGCGCCGGCTGGTGGTGGCCGGCGTGGCGACGCATTCGGTGGTGGAGGGGACGGTGCGCCATGCGGCCGACATCGGCTTTTCGGTAATGGTCGCGCAGGACGCCTGCGCGTCCGCCGACCCCGCGGTGCATGCGGCATCGCTGGCCAGCATGCGGCTGATCGCGCAGACGGGCACGGTGGACGAGGCGCTGCGCTGGGCCGCCGCGCCGAACTGA
- the thiE gene encoding thiamine phosphate synthase has product MKPLRFPAGLYGVTPEWDDTDRLLQAVRDAAAGGMRALQLRRKDVPDAVRAAQARALAPLCRELGVVFLINDDWRLALEVGADGAHVGRDDESLAHIRREAGPDLILGGSSYDDLARARELLDGGADYIAFGAMFASTVKPDTVRAPLSVLTEARRLADERDAPRPAVVAIGGITPANAPLVVQAGADSIAVITALFEAPSIRAAAAACSAPYSPNFHRKP; this is encoded by the coding sequence ATGAAACCGCTACGATTTCCCGCCGGCCTGTATGGCGTAACGCCCGAATGGGACGACACCGACCGCCTGCTGCAAGCCGTGCGCGATGCCGCCGCGGGCGGCATGCGCGCGCTGCAACTGCGCCGCAAGGACGTGCCCGACGCGGTGCGCGCCGCGCAGGCTCGCGCGCTGGCGCCGCTGTGCCGCGAACTGGGCGTGGTGTTCCTCATCAATGACGACTGGCGCCTTGCGCTGGAGGTCGGCGCCGATGGCGCCCACGTCGGCCGCGACGATGAAAGCCTTGCGCACATCCGCCGCGAAGCCGGTCCCGACCTGATCCTGGGCGGCTCCAGCTACGACGATCTGGCGCGCGCGCGCGAATTGCTGGACGGCGGCGCCGATTACATCGCGTTCGGCGCCATGTTCGCGTCCACGGTCAAGCCCGACACGGTGCGCGCGCCGCTGTCCGTCCTGACCGAGGCCCGCCGCCTCGCGGACGAGCGCGACGCGCCGCGTCCCGCCGTGGTCGCCATCGGCGGCATCACGCCCGCCAACGCTCCGCTGGTGGTCCAGGCCGGCGCCGATTCCATCGCCGTCATCACCGCCCTGTTCGAAGCGCCCAGCATCCGGGCCGCCGCCGCAGCCTGCTCGGCGCCCTATTCTCCCAACTTCCACCGCAAGCCTTGA
- a CDS encoding SDR family oxidoreductase, protein MDFSGFPGLAGKTAIVTGSTQGLGADIARGFAAAGANVVLVGRNAEAGEALARALGERVLYCETDIGQDGQIQACIDAARARFGRLDILVNNACQYADRGLASSREEWHRTLDTNLVSAAIFTQLAAPFLPRGGVVVNMGSTGGKFGAAGRALYPASKAALLQITKNFAVELAPAGVRVLAVSPAWTWSPSVEQLSGGSRATADAVGAHFHPLGRVGSGEEIAAAVCFACSDAASWMTGVDIPVDGGFSVLGPDRGISPRVWFKELMPGDGA, encoded by the coding sequence ATGGATTTCTCAGGCTTTCCCGGGCTGGCGGGCAAGACCGCCATCGTCACCGGCAGCACCCAGGGGCTGGGCGCGGATATCGCGCGCGGGTTCGCGGCGGCGGGCGCCAATGTGGTGCTGGTCGGCCGCAATGCCGAGGCGGGCGAGGCCCTGGCCCGGGCGCTGGGCGAACGCGTCCTGTACTGCGAAACCGACATCGGCCAGGACGGCCAGATCCAGGCCTGCATCGACGCCGCGCGCGCGCGCTTCGGGCGGCTCGATATCCTGGTCAACAACGCCTGCCAGTATGCGGATCGCGGACTGGCGTCCTCGCGCGAGGAATGGCATCGCACGCTGGATACGAACCTGGTGTCGGCGGCGATCTTCACGCAGTTGGCCGCGCCATTTCTGCCGCGCGGCGGCGTGGTGGTGAACATGGGCAGCACGGGCGGCAAGTTCGGCGCCGCCGGACGGGCGCTGTACCCGGCGTCCAAGGCCGCGTTGCTGCAGATCACCAAGAACTTCGCGGTGGAGCTGGCGCCGGCGGGCGTGCGCGTGCTGGCGGTGTCGCCCGCCTGGACGTGGTCGCCGTCGGTGGAGCAGTTGTCGGGCGGGTCGCGCGCGACCGCCGATGCCGTGGGCGCGCATTTCCATCCGCTGGGGCGGGTGGGGTCCGGCGAAGAGATCGCCGCCGCGGTGTGCTTCGCGTGTTCCGACGCGGCGTCGTGGATGACCGGGGTGGACATCCCGGTGGACGGCGGATTTTCGGTGCTGGGACCGGACCGCGGCATCTCGCCGCGGGTGTGGTTCAAGGAGCTGATGCCCGGCGACGGGGCGTGA
- the hemL gene encoding glutamate-1-semialdehyde 2,1-aminomutase → MSSNAQLFERACRSIPGGVNSPVRAFRSVGGTPRFIKRAQGPYVWDAEDKQYIDYVGSWGPAILGHSHPEVVRAVQEAAVNGLSFGAPTEAEIELAEVLISRLPSLEQVRLVSSGTEATMTAIRLARGATGRAKIVKFEGCYHGHSDSLLVKAGSGLLTFGNPSSAGVPPEFVSHTLTLEYNNLDAVREAFAQHGADIACIIVEPVAGNMNLIKPAPGFLEGLREVCTQHGALLIFDEVMTGFRVGPQGVQGLTGVKPDITTLAKVIGGGMPVGAFGGSAEVMKHIAPLGGVYQAGTLSGNPVAVAAGLATLRLIAAPGFYETLSAQTAKLAQGLQARARKAGLPFSADSVGGMFGIYFSDSVPASFAQVSACDTAAFNRFFHAMLENGVHFAPSAFEAGFVSATHDDAVIQATLDIAEKVFAGL, encoded by the coding sequence ATGTCCAGTAACGCTCAGCTATTCGAACGCGCCTGCCGCAGCATCCCCGGCGGCGTCAACTCGCCCGTGCGCGCCTTCCGCTCCGTGGGCGGCACGCCGCGTTTCATCAAGCGCGCGCAGGGTCCGTACGTGTGGGACGCGGAAGACAAGCAGTACATCGACTACGTGGGCTCCTGGGGCCCCGCCATCCTGGGCCATTCGCATCCTGAAGTCGTGCGCGCGGTACAGGAAGCCGCCGTCAACGGCCTGTCCTTCGGCGCCCCCACCGAAGCCGAAATCGAGCTGGCCGAAGTGCTGATCTCGCGCCTGCCCTCGCTGGAACAGGTGCGCCTGGTCAGCTCCGGCACCGAGGCCACCATGACGGCCATCCGCCTGGCGCGCGGCGCCACCGGCCGCGCCAAGATCGTCAAGTTCGAAGGCTGCTACCACGGCCATTCCGACAGCCTGCTGGTCAAGGCCGGCTCGGGCCTCTTGACCTTCGGCAATCCCAGCTCGGCCGGCGTGCCGCCGGAATTCGTGTCGCACACGCTGACCCTGGAATACAACAACCTGGACGCGGTGCGCGAGGCCTTCGCCCAGCACGGCGCCGACATCGCCTGCATCATTGTGGAGCCGGTCGCCGGCAACATGAACCTCATCAAGCCGGCGCCCGGCTTCCTGGAAGGGCTGCGCGAGGTCTGCACGCAGCACGGCGCGCTGCTGATCTTCGACGAGGTCATGACGGGCTTTCGCGTCGGACCGCAAGGCGTGCAGGGCCTGACCGGCGTCAAGCCCGACATCACCACGCTGGCCAAGGTGATCGGCGGCGGCATGCCGGTGGGCGCCTTCGGCGGCAGCGCCGAGGTCATGAAGCACATCGCGCCGCTGGGCGGCGTCTACCAGGCCGGCACGCTGTCGGGCAATCCGGTGGCCGTGGCCGCGGGCCTGGCGACGCTGCGCCTGATTGCCGCGCCGGGCTTCTACGAAACGCTGTCGGCCCAGACCGCCAAGCTCGCCCAGGGCCTGCAGGCGCGCGCCCGCAAGGCCGGCCTGCCGTTCTCGGCGGATTCGGTGGGCGGCATGTTCGGCATCTATTTCAGCGACTCGGTGCCGGCCTCGTTTGCGCAGGTCTCGGCGTGCGACACGGCGGCGTTCAACCGCTTCTTCCACGCCATGCTGGAGAACGGCGTGCATTTCGCGCCGTCCGCCTTCGAAGCGGGCTTCGTGTCGGCCACGCACGACGACGCCGTCATCCAGGCCACGCTGGACATCGCGGAAAAGGTGTTCGCGGGCCTTTGA
- a CDS encoding DUF342 domain-containing protein, translating into MGAENMLQLLLDADTNVLTAVYTPPPRPADDAQPAAGAAPAEDGGHAPDHAESPLAQTLVQTREQPGEHDADIAVADEDEAPPANTELPTWDILVAAAAAQGWGAEALDNHAILAFIDLCRTATDTVQSPVGQVVDGSFDIELNATRMAATLTLHPPKGGKPVTLEAVRQALADQGIVHGVLDAALAEAVALGRAETIIAAQGTPPTRGTPTRFESLLDRLKPRAEDIDELAQVDYRDLGSLLLVSPGTPLMRRIPPLPGVDGTNVLGEAVLPDELPDTPFSKELSGVEVDPEDPLLLRAAIAGTPTLITHGVQVNPMVEVDAVNLSTGNITFEGSLQVRGDIAATMEVRVTGDVVVNGTIEAALVEAGGSVTVKGGIIGMAETLHDATATPRTAHIVCGGTLRAKFIENAVISAGQDIDVEREIRQSNIAAGGSVNVGPPNTQQSAITGGETRALLAVRAGTIGSPAGIPTLVQAGLDPHADIKRSALTRKRLKMNEDKAKLEQLLMFLQANPQRATGDVVERARNTHTKLISDLAALETEEAQLARDLLPQQNATIAATRRFCSGTKIQLGNKMQEFLEDQVGGKAGLEEGEIVIR; encoded by the coding sequence ATGGGCGCAGAAAACATGCTCCAGTTGCTGCTGGATGCCGACACCAACGTCCTGACGGCAGTCTATACGCCGCCACCCCGCCCGGCCGACGACGCCCAGCCGGCCGCGGGCGCCGCGCCCGCGGAGGACGGCGGACACGCCCCTGATCACGCTGAAAGCCCCCTCGCCCAAACCCTCGTCCAGACCCGCGAACAGCCCGGCGAACACGACGCCGACATCGCCGTCGCCGACGAAGACGAGGCCCCGCCTGCCAACACCGAGCTGCCGACCTGGGACATCCTGGTCGCCGCCGCCGCCGCCCAGGGCTGGGGCGCCGAGGCCCTGGACAACCACGCCATCCTGGCTTTCATCGACCTGTGCCGCACGGCCACCGACACCGTGCAAAGCCCCGTCGGCCAGGTCGTGGACGGCAGCTTCGATATCGAACTGAACGCGACCCGCATGGCCGCGACGCTGACGCTGCACCCGCCCAAGGGCGGCAAGCCCGTCACGCTCGAGGCGGTGCGCCAGGCGCTGGCCGACCAGGGCATCGTCCATGGCGTGCTGGACGCCGCGCTGGCCGAGGCCGTCGCGCTCGGTCGCGCCGAGACCATCATTGCCGCGCAAGGCACGCCGCCCACGCGCGGCACGCCAACCCGCTTCGAAAGCCTGCTGGACCGCCTCAAGCCCCGCGCCGAGGACATCGACGAACTGGCCCAGGTGGATTACCGCGACCTGGGCAGCCTGCTGCTGGTGTCGCCCGGCACCCCGCTCATGCGCCGCATTCCGCCGCTGCCGGGGGTGGACGGCACCAACGTGCTGGGCGAAGCCGTGCTGCCCGACGAACTGCCCGACACGCCCTTCTCCAAGGAGCTGTCGGGCGTCGAGGTCGACCCGGAGGATCCGCTGCTGCTGCGCGCCGCCATTGCCGGCACGCCCACGCTGATCACCCACGGCGTGCAGGTGAACCCGATGGTCGAGGTGGACGCCGTCAACCTGTCCACCGGCAACATCACGTTCGAGGGGTCGCTGCAGGTGCGCGGCGACATCGCCGCCACGATGGAAGTGCGCGTCACGGGCGACGTGGTCGTCAACGGGACCATCGAAGCCGCGCTGGTCGAGGCCGGCGGCAGCGTCACGGTCAAGGGCGGCATCATCGGCATGGCCGAAACCCTGCACGACGCCACCGCCACGCCGCGCACCGCGCACATCGTCTGTGGCGGCACGCTGCGCGCGAAGTTCATCGAGAACGCCGTCATCAGCGCGGGCCAGGACATCGACGTCGAGCGCGAAATCCGCCAGAGCAACATCGCCGCCGGCGGCAGCGTGAACGTCGGCCCGCCCAATACACAACAAAGCGCCATCACGGGCGGCGAGACGCGCGCCCTGCTGGCGGTGCGCGCCGGCACCATCGGCTCGCCGGCGGGCATCCCGACGCTGGTGCAGGCCGGCCTGGATCCGCACGCCGACATCAAGCGCTCGGCGCTGACCCGCAAGCGCCTGAAGATGAACGAGGACAAGGCCAAGCTGGAACAGTTGCTGATGTTCCTGCAGGCCAACCCCCAGCGCGCCACCGGCGACGTGGTCGAGCGCGCGCGCAACACGCACACCAAGCTCATCAGCGACCTGGCGGCGCTGGAAACCGAGGAAGCCCAGCTTGCGCGCGACCTGCTGCCGCAGCAGAACGCCACCATTGCCGCCACGCGGCGCTTCTGTAGCGGCACGAAGATCCAGCTGGGCAACAAGATGCAGGAATTCCTGGAAGACCAGGTGGGCGGCAAGGCCGGGCTGGAAGAAGGCGAGATCGTCATCCGCTGA